A single window of Streptomyces sp. NBC_00464 DNA harbors:
- a CDS encoding TetR/AcrR family transcriptional regulator: MNASERVVPEDARRRRRPTKQGTVLSEQLIVETALRLIGEHGAAALTVRRLGAALGCDPSALYRYFRDTDELLLAVADELIGRTLRSWRPTGDWRADLRSLGLRMHADYLAHPQAAMLTCARVTGRTHEIRSVEAILGVLRGAGFPDAEAVRIYHVFVDQTLSFAALDASTLVLSEQARALEAQAWPEIYARQPASTHPHIAATAPVLVAEMSRSGYPAALEMMLAAAAGRLQHVKP, encoded by the coding sequence ATGAACGCGAGCGAGCGGGTGGTGCCGGAGGATGCGCGACGCCGCAGGCGCCCCACCAAGCAGGGCACCGTACTGTCCGAGCAGTTGATCGTGGAGACGGCGCTGCGGCTGATCGGCGAGCACGGGGCGGCGGCACTCACCGTGCGGCGGCTGGGCGCCGCCCTGGGGTGCGATCCGAGCGCGCTGTACCGGTACTTCCGCGACACGGACGAGCTGTTGCTCGCGGTGGCCGACGAGTTGATCGGGCGGACGCTGCGCAGCTGGCGGCCGACGGGTGACTGGCGGGCCGATCTGCGGTCGTTGGGGCTGCGGATGCACGCGGACTATCTGGCCCACCCGCAGGCGGCGATGCTGACCTGCGCGCGGGTGACCGGCCGGACCCACGAGATCCGGTCGGTGGAGGCGATCCTCGGGGTGCTGCGGGGCGCGGGGTTCCCGGATGCGGAGGCGGTGCGGATCTACCACGTCTTCGTCGATCAGACGCTGTCGTTCGCGGCGCTGGACGCGTCCACGCTGGTGCTGTCGGAGCAGGCCAGGGCCCTGGAGGCGCAGGCCTGGCCGGAGATCTACGCCCGGCAGCCGGCGAGCACCCACCCCCACATCGCGGCGACCGCACCCGTACTGGTCGCGGAGATGAGCCGCAGCGGCTATCCGGCGGCGCTGGAGATGATGCTGGCCGCGGCCGCCGGCCGGTTGCAGCACGTCAAGCCGTAG